One segment of Hippopotamus amphibius kiboko isolate mHipAmp2 chromosome 2, mHipAmp2.hap2, whole genome shotgun sequence DNA contains the following:
- the LOC130846638 gene encoding olfactory receptor 4K15-like, which yields MEKANQSVVSEFILCGLGNSTEIQNFLLLPFSTLYLMTVLGNLLVVLLIITDSHLHSPMYFLLASLSFVDFCLSSVTTPKLITDFLKENKTISFGGCISQILYIHFFAGVEMVLLVTMAYDRCVAICKPLHYISIMDRQKCIWLVLISWMIGFVHAMSQLAMILDLPFCGPRIVDSFFCDIPLVIKLACIDTQTVRMLINADSGVLAVTCFILLLISYTYILVTVCLHSKDGASKALSTCTSHITVVVLFFGPCIFIYFWPLSITWVDKVLSLFYTVITPLLNPAIYTLKNKEIKNAIKRWISQPMYSRGNF from the coding sequence ATGGAGAAAGCAAACCAGTCTGTGGTGTCCGAGTTTATTCTTTGTGGACTTGGTAATTCAACAGAGATCCAGAACTTCCTCTTACTGCCATTTTCTACACTCTACCTGATGACTGTCCTGGGCAACCTTCTAGTTGTGCTCTTAATCATCACTGACTCTCATCTCCATTCCCCAATGTACTTCCTCTTAGCCAGTCTCTCATTTGTTGACTTTTGCCTTTCCTCAGTAACCACCCCTAAACTGATCACAGACttcctaaaggaaaataaaaccatcTCCTTTGGGGGATGCATAAGCCAGATCCTCTATATACATTTCTTTGCAGGGGTTGAGATGGTACTGCTTGTGACAATGGCCTATGACCGTtgtgtggccatctgcaagccactCCATTATATCAGCATCATGGACAGACAGAAGTGCATCTGGCTAGTTTTGATATCATGGATGATTGGCTTTGTGCATGCCATGAGTCAACTAGCTATGATTTTGGATCTTCCCTTCTGTGGACCCAGAATAGTGGACAGCTTTTTCTGTGATATCCCTCTGGTGATCAAATTAGCCTGCATAGACACTCAAACTGTGAGAATGTTGATAAATGCTGACAGTGGTGTCTTGGCTGTAACTTGTTTCATTCTCTTGCTGATCTCCTACACCTACATCCTAGTAACTGTCTGCCTTCACTCCAAGGATGGGGCATCAAAGGCACTCTCTACCTGTACTTCCCACATCACAGTGGTGGTGCTGTTCTTTGGACCCTGCATTTTCATCTATTTCTGGCCACTTAGCATCACTTGGGTAGACAAGgttctttctttgttttacacAGTAATTACGCCTCTCTTGAATCCAGCCATCTacacactgaaaaataaagagattaaGAATGCCATAAAGAGATGGATAAGTCAGCCTATGTATTCAAGGGGTAATTTTTAG